The Candidatus Omnitrophota bacterium genome contains a region encoding:
- a CDS encoding O-acetyl-ADP-ribose deacetylase: MCTIQVILQDITTLSVDAIVNAANRSLLGGGGVDGAIHRAAGPKLLEECRKLKECVTGDAKITKGYDLLAKYVIHTVGPVWFGGTKGEDRLLDSCYRCSLKIAGEHKVRTLAFPCISTGVYRFPKLRAAQIAVKAVKECLKASKLEEVYFACFSQQDVEIYQKLLKDKKNNLY; this comes from the coding sequence ATGTGCACTATTCAAGTTATTCTGCAAGATATTACTACGCTTTCGGTTGATGCAATTGTTAATGCGGCTAACCGGTCTTTGCTTGGAGGTGGTGGCGTTGATGGGGCGATTCACAGAGCGGCTGGCCCAAAGCTTTTAGAAGAGTGCCGTAAGCTAAAAGAATGTGTGACCGGAGATGCAAAAATAACAAAAGGATATGATCTTTTGGCTAAATATGTGATTCATACTGTTGGGCCTGTGTGGTTTGGCGGCACAAAAGGTGAAGATAGGCTGTTGGATAGCTGTTACAGGTGTAGTCTTAAGATTGCTGGTGAGCACAAGGTAAGAACGCTTGCTTTTCCTTGTATTAGCACAGGTGTTTATCGGTTTCCAAAGTTAAGGGCAGCTCAAATTGCTGTTAAGGCGGTAAAGGAATGCCTGAAAGCTTCCAAATTAGAGGAAGTTTATTTTGCTTGTTTTTCTCAGCAAGATGTAGAGATTTATCAAAAACTGCTTAAGGATAAAAAAAATAATTTATATTGA
- a CDS encoding SLC13 family permease, protein MRKKFLWLITLSLAIGALGAYIGLSTQQALIVSVFATSVLGTLFFWDFRLSFVFIGSGILLMMNAVHLNDFILFASLDVILFLISMMIIVGMMKEAGLFTWLVTLVLRIKNLNGMKLYILTMLTSAFLSGLMGEVASIIVVATVILNICDFLEVDPIPLIISSIMATNIGSAATVLGNPVGVLIAARGKLSFEDFLIHALPVSLLALILVICIILIYYQRSIKDVCGKLKDYQDDKSFLYLISIPPDRRTKISIGIFAVTILLISLHKRLEMLLGLTENTLLFMIPVISAGIVMAYRHDKARHYIEREVEWPSILFFMFLFAQAGVIQSTGIASFVAQKMIGSIGSYPQVLSGIVLMSSGFFSSGVDNVVAVASYVPIVQSLGALHVNMKSLWWALLFGACYGGNITLIGSTANIVALGLLEKERNLKVDFMQWLRVGFIVGVLTMFLAMLSVVFIPFFSS, encoded by the coding sequence ATGCGTAAGAAATTCTTATGGCTTATTACACTTTCATTAGCAATTGGTGCTTTGGGTGCGTATATTGGTCTTAGCACTCAGCAGGCGCTTATTGTTTCTGTATTTGCCACCTCTGTTTTAGGAACACTTTTCTTTTGGGATTTTCGATTAAGTTTTGTTTTTATCGGAAGCGGTATTTTACTGATGATGAATGCTGTTCACCTAAATGATTTTATTCTTTTCGCCTCTCTTGATGTTATTTTGTTTTTGATTTCCATGATGATTATTGTTGGCATGATGAAAGAGGCAGGTCTTTTTACATGGTTAGTTACACTTGTTTTACGTATTAAGAACTTAAATGGAATGAAGCTTTATATTTTGACTATGTTGACATCAGCTTTTTTGTCTGGACTTATGGGAGAGGTCGCCTCTATTATTGTTGTGGCAACGGTTATCCTGAATATTTGTGACTTTTTAGAAGTAGATCCGATCCCGCTTATTATTTCATCGATTATGGCAACTAACATTGGATCAGCGGCAACTGTTTTGGGAAATCCTGTTGGTGTTTTGATTGCGGCACGAGGCAAGCTGTCTTTCGAAGATTTTTTAATTCATGCATTACCGGTATCATTATTAGCTTTAATTTTAGTAATTTGCATTATTCTTATTTATTACCAAAGAAGCATCAAAGATGTTTGTGGCAAGCTCAAAGATTATCAAGATGATAAAAGTTTTCTTTATTTAATTTCTATTCCACCTGACAGGCGCACTAAAATCAGCATTGGAATTTTTGCGGTAACCATTCTTTTGATTTCGTTACACAAAAGATTAGAGATGCTTCTTGGTTTAACAGAAAATACGTTGCTTTTTATGATCCCAGTTATTTCGGCGGGGATTGTTATGGCGTATCGTCATGATAAGGCAAGGCATTATATTGAACGTGAGGTTGAGTGGCCGTCGATTTTATTTTTTATGTTTTTATTTGCGCAAGCTGGTGTTATTCAGTCAACAGGCATTGCAAGTTTTGTTGCACAGAAAATGATAGGATCTATCGGAAGCTATCCGCAAGTTTTGTCTGGTATTGTCTTAATGTCTAGCGGTTTTTTTTCGAGTGGTGTTGATAACGTTGTGGCTGTTGCTTCATATGTGCCGATTGTTCAGAGCTTGGGTGCACTCCATGTTAACATGAAGTCTTTGTGGTGGGCGCTTCTTTTTGGTGCGTGTTACGGAGGAAACATTACATTAATTGGATCTACTGCGAATATCGTTGCTTTAGGACTGTTAGAAAAGGAAAGAAATCTAAAGGTTGATTTTATGCAATGGCTTCGTGTCGGTTTTATCGTTGGAGTTCTGACTATGTTTTTAGCGATGTTATCGGTTGTTTTCATTCCATTTTTTTCTTCATAA
- a CDS encoding MlaD family protein produces MRKKKWTNEFKVGFFVIFCVLGFLYMMYSTGKLDIKSDKGYFVSVVFEESAGLEPKAPVMLNGLEVGKVDEITPSYKDGKTQITLKLWLENQAKIREGSKISIKMMGLMGEKYIQIMSSDNSNFVSSGAILKGEDYIDLDVFIRNLNAIAEENKENINMAIKNFDSLLANLNDTISDNQEGLRQTIKNFEETSQNFEEFSDDLKRNPWKILFKTKDVPPDPKKK; encoded by the coding sequence ATGAGAAAAAAGAAATGGACTAATGAATTTAAGGTAGGGTTTTTTGTTATTTTTTGTGTTTTAGGATTTCTTTATATGATGTATAGCACTGGTAAGCTTGATATTAAAAGCGACAAAGGATATTTTGTTTCTGTTGTTTTTGAGGAATCTGCAGGGCTCGAGCCGAAAGCGCCTGTTATGCTCAATGGTCTTGAGGTCGGGAAGGTAGACGAAATTACTCCATCTTATAAGGATGGAAAAACACAGATCACCTTAAAGCTTTGGCTTGAAAACCAAGCAAAGATTCGAGAAGGTTCAAAGATATCGATTAAGATGATGGGATTAATGGGGGAGAAATATATTCAGATTATGTCTTCAGATAATAGTAATTTTGTTTCTTCTGGAGCAATTCTTAAAGGTGAAGACTATATTGATTTAGATGTTTTTATTCGAAATTTAAATGCCATTGCTGAGGAAAACAAAGAAAATATTAACATGGCTATAAAGAATTTTGATTCGCTTCTTGCGAATTTAAATGATACTATTTCTGATAATCAGGAAGGCTTGCGCCAAACAATAAAGAATTTTGAAGAAACATCTCAGAATTTTGAAGAGTTTAGTGATGACTTAAAGCGAAATCCTTGGAAAATTCTTTTTAAGACGAAAGATGTTCCGCCTGATCCGAAAAAGAAGTAA
- a CDS encoding ABC transporter ATP-binding protein: protein MTIKECHGQSVVSLENVTKSFQGRKIIDNVSLDVVCGETFVIMGCSGSGKSTLLRHMTGAICPDQGNIFIKGKNIADISPNELDEVKKTFGMSFQYSALLDSLTIEENVALPLREHTKLADEIIEIIIKMKLSLVGLRGFEHYYPSEISGGMRKRVGLARAIALDPDIVFYDEPTSGLDPVVGGITDKLIKDLSVKLMITSVVVTHDMHSVFKIADRIAMIHQGRVIEIGTPQEIKDSKNPFVRQFINGNPDGPINFIEEQKESGQEAVL from the coding sequence ATGACTATTAAAGAGTGTCATGGCCAAAGTGTTGTTTCTCTCGAAAATGTCACAAAATCTTTTCAGGGTAGAAAAATTATAGATAATGTTTCTTTAGATGTTGTTTGTGGAGAGACGTTTGTGATCATGGGTTGTTCGGGGTCGGGGAAAAGCACACTGTTGCGTCATATGACAGGTGCGATTTGTCCCGATCAAGGCAATATTTTTATTAAGGGTAAAAATATCGCTGATATTTCTCCTAATGAATTAGACGAAGTTAAAAAGACGTTTGGTATGTCTTTCCAGTATTCTGCGCTTTTGGATTCTTTAACAATCGAAGAAAATGTTGCTCTTCCATTGCGTGAGCACACTAAGCTGGCAGATGAAATTATTGAAATTATCATCAAAATGAAATTGTCTCTTGTGGGATTAAGAGGATTTGAGCATTATTATCCGTCTGAAATCTCAGGTGGGATGCGCAAACGTGTTGGGCTAGCTCGTGCGATCGCGCTTGATCCAGATATTGTATTTTATGATGAACCGACAAGCGGTCTTGATCCTGTCGTCGGCGGTATTACTGATAAATTAATTAAGGACTTAAGCGTTAAGCTGATGATTACATCTGTCGTGGTGACGCATGACATGCATAGCGTTTTTAAGATTGCAGATCGTATTGCTATGATTCACCAAGGACGTGTAATTGAGATCGGAACGCCGCAGGAGATCAAAGATTCTAAAAATCCTTTTGTGCGTCAGTTTATTAATGGGAATCCAGATGGACCGATTAATTTTATTGAAGAACAAAAAGAATCTGGGCAAGAAGCTGTCTTGTAA
- a CDS encoding ABC transporter permease, translating to MISYLGRFIIEYALWVKGVVILFVDILYWLFVGPFLGKFSRRESITHQMIFVGICSIVIVFFVDFFTGIVLAMQSAYILEKMGAKLYVASLVAVSLCRELSPVLTALVVAGRAGSAIAAELGTMKVTEQIEALETMAINPVRFLAVPRFLALVVMLPALTVLGNLSGIFGGFLIGTGSMNINPDLYMQVTFKYLELKDINTGLLKAFVFGIIIALVSCYEGLTTKGGAEGVGRATTRSVVISFILIIAADCLLTAFFYFFN from the coding sequence ATGATTAGTTATTTGGGAAGATTTATTATTGAATATGCACTTTGGGTAAAAGGTGTTGTTATTCTTTTTGTTGATATTCTTTATTGGCTTTTCGTGGGTCCTTTTTTAGGCAAGTTTTCTCGAAGAGAAAGTATTACTCACCAGATGATTTTTGTTGGGATTTGTTCTATTGTAATTGTTTTCTTTGTTGATTTTTTTACAGGGATTGTTCTTGCGATGCAAAGTGCTTATATTCTAGAGAAAATGGGTGCAAAGCTTTATGTGGCATCGTTAGTTGCGGTGTCTTTGTGCCGAGAGCTTTCGCCTGTTTTAACGGCTTTGGTTGTTGCTGGTCGTGCAGGTTCTGCGATCGCAGCAGAACTTGGGACCATGAAGGTCACAGAGCAAATCGAAGCTCTTGAGACAATGGCGATTAATCCTGTTCGTTTTCTTGCTGTTCCCCGGTTTTTAGCTTTGGTTGTGATGCTTCCAGCGTTAACGGTATTGGGAAATCTTTCTGGCATTTTCGGAGGATTTTTAATTGGGACTGGAAGCATGAACATCAATCCTGATTTATATATGCAGGTCACATTTAAATATTTAGAACTTAAAGATATCAACACGGGGCTCCTAAAGGCATTTGTCTTCGGTATTATTATTGCATTGGTTTCATGCTATGAAGGACTAACGACTAAAGGCGGAGCAGAGGGGGTTGGGCGCGCGACAACGCGTAGCGTTGTCATTAGCTTTATTTTGATTATTGCGGCGGATTGTTTGCTAACAGCATTTTTTTATTTCTTTAATTAA
- a CDS encoding STAS domain-containing protein: MEINIQKNNDVALCTITGEIDINNSPDLRKAFDQLISTNEKKVVVDFSAVPYIDSSGLATLIEMFQRLKRIDGHLKISQLDQKVKNIFEITKLNKLFEIYDSKEKAIGDFA, encoded by the coding sequence GTGGAAATTAATATTCAAAAGAATAATGACGTTGCTCTTTGCACGATTACCGGAGAGATCGATATCAATAATTCTCCGGACTTGCGCAAAGCATTTGATCAGCTTATTTCTACGAATGAAAAAAAAGTTGTGGTTGATTTTAGTGCCGTGCCATACATTGACAGCTCGGGTCTCGCGACATTGATTGAAATGTTTCAAAGGCTTAAAAGAATTGACGGTCATTTGAAAATAAGCCAGTTGGATCAAAAAGTTAAGAATATCTTTGAGATTACAAAATTAAATAAGCTTTTTGAGATTTATGATTCCAAAGAAAAAGCCATAGGGGATTTTGCATGA
- a CDS encoding ATP-binding protein — protein MEILRILPSRLNVIPDFLSEVVSLLKRNKIEEQKIFEIKLCLEEALVNSIKHGNKLDERLNVTTQVRINSDCIEIDLEDQGQGFDLGSLEDPTIEKNLCKLCGRGVFLIKEQMDKVEFFDGGRRLKMIKFLNKESSCGN, from the coding sequence ATGGAAATTTTAAGAATATTACCATCTCGCCTTAATGTGATCCCGGATTTTCTTTCTGAGGTTGTTTCTCTTCTTAAAAGAAACAAAATCGAAGAACAAAAAATATTTGAAATAAAGCTATGTCTCGAGGAGGCTCTGGTTAATTCTATTAAGCACGGAAATAAACTTGATGAAAGATTAAACGTTACAACTCAAGTTAGAATAAACTCAGATTGCATTGAGATTGATCTTGAGGATCAAGGGCAAGGTTTTGATTTAGGGAGCCTTGAGGATCCAACGATTGAAAAAAATTTGTGCAAGCTTTGCGGAAGAGGCGTTTTTTTGATTAAAGAGCAGATGGATAAAGTTGAGTTTTTTGATGGAGGTCGCAGGCTAAAGATGATAAAATTTTTAAACAAGGAGAGTTCTTGTGGAAATTAA
- a CDS encoding SPFH/Band 7/PHB domain protein has translation MNIMYFLVGAVIFVFFNGIKIIRPTHRGLVERLGKYDRFAGPGFHWIFPIIEKMYIVNITEQMIDAERQEIITNDNLNASVDAQVYFKVKLEEESVKSSQYNVNNYQWQIVNLARTTLRNIIGTLTLKSANSERGKINSELHATLKEETQSWGIEIVRTELKEIEPPQDVQETMNKVVKAENEKVAAVDFATARETVADGEKRAKIKEAEGVRQARILQAQGEAEAIQLVNEAADKYFVGNAQLLRKLQTVEVSLENNAKIVIPQDTELVNVIGEMAGVLPLKRDKNGS, from the coding sequence ATGAATATTATGTATTTCTTGGTTGGGGCTGTAATTTTTGTATTTTTTAATGGCATAAAGATTATAAGACCGACACACCGAGGCTTGGTTGAGAGACTTGGTAAATATGATCGCTTTGCAGGACCAGGGTTTCATTGGATTTTTCCTATTATTGAAAAAATGTATATTGTGAACATAACCGAACAAATGATTGATGCGGAACGCCAAGAAATTATTACAAATGATAACTTGAATGCCAGCGTTGATGCACAGGTCTATTTTAAAGTTAAACTTGAGGAAGAGAGCGTTAAGAGTTCGCAATATAATGTGAATAATTATCAGTGGCAAATTGTTAATTTAGCACGGACAACATTAAGAAATATTATTGGTACATTAACTTTAAAATCTGCTAATAGCGAGAGAGGTAAAATTAACTCTGAATTACATGCAACCCTTAAAGAGGAAACTCAAAGTTGGGGAATAGAAATTGTTCGCACAGAGCTTAAAGAAATTGAGCCACCGCAAGACGTACAGGAAACAATGAACAAGGTTGTTAAAGCGGAAAATGAGAAAGTTGCTGCGGTTGATTTTGCAACAGCTCGAGAAACTGTTGCTGATGGTGAAAAGAGGGCAAAGATTAAAGAAGCTGAAGGTGTTAGGCAGGCCCGTATTTTACAAGCTCAAGGTGAAGCCGAAGCGATCCAGTTGGTTAATGAGGCGGCCGATAAATATTTTGTCGGAAACGCGCAGCTTTTAAGAAAGCTTCAGACGGTGGAAGTTTCCTTGGAAAATAATGCTAAAATTGTTATTCCTCAAGATACAGAGTTGGTTAATGTCATTGGGGAGATGGCCGGAGTATTGCCTTTAAAAAGGGATAAAAATGGCAGTTAA
- a CDS encoding ATP-binding cassette domain-containing protein: protein MALISLQEISLAFGGPLLFDGVSLQLELGERVALLGRNGTGKTTLMKVMAGQIEVFSGEIIYQKNIKVTHLPQEVPHDIKGTVFDIVFSGLGERAKLLSDYHHVVHRLHTENTSKLMQELDRLQEELNHTDGWDLDAETENVLSHLKLNGEDDFETLSGGQKRRVLLAKALVIKPEILLLDEPTNHLDIDTINWLEDFLKNYSGTLFFVTHDRRFMTNLATRIMELDRGKIFNWTCDYPTFLKRKQMALEVESAQRVVFAKKLAEEEVWICKGIKARRTRNEGRVKALEHMREEKKAQREQIGQARIQAQEAGASGRLVVKVEHLSFSYGDDCIIKDFSAQIMRGDRIGVIGANGSGKTTLLRLLMNELQPHKGKVRLGTNLEVLYYDQLREQLDEEKTVIENVTRGGDTVMINGKPKHAIGYLQDFLFTPDRARTPVKVLSGGERNRILLARLFTKPFNFLIMDEPTNDLDIETQELLEELLMEYSGTLILVSHDRVFLDNVITSTIVVEGKGDVYEYAGGYDDWLFQSKVNKLKKSKLKVNPKLKRAEEGIVRRKLSFNEQKELEKLPNQIQKLEEEQEKICALISDIGLYQKDPQKAVAAQIRSKVIVDELSKAYQRWEQLEELGA, encoded by the coding sequence ATGGCACTTATTAGTTTGCAAGAAATTTCACTCGCATTTGGTGGACCGTTATTGTTTGACGGGGTAAGCTTGCAGTTGGAGCTAGGCGAGAGGGTAGCTTTGCTTGGTCGAAATGGCACTGGCAAAACCACACTGATGAAAGTTATGGCTGGCCAAATAGAAGTTTTTTCGGGCGAGATCATTTATCAAAAAAATATTAAGGTTACGCATTTACCGCAGGAAGTGCCACATGACATTAAAGGTACAGTATTTGATATTGTATTTTCTGGTCTTGGGGAACGCGCTAAGCTTTTGAGCGATTATCATCACGTCGTCCATCGTTTACACACTGAGAATACATCTAAGCTTATGCAAGAGCTTGACCGCTTGCAAGAAGAGCTCAACCATACCGACGGGTGGGATCTAGATGCTGAAACGGAGAATGTGCTTTCTCATTTGAAGTTAAACGGGGAAGATGATTTTGAAACTTTATCAGGTGGACAAAAGCGCAGAGTGCTTTTGGCTAAAGCGCTAGTGATTAAGCCCGAGATTTTACTTCTTGATGAGCCTACCAATCATTTGGATATTGATACGATTAATTGGTTGGAAGATTTTCTAAAGAATTATTCTGGCACATTATTTTTTGTTACACATGATCGCAGATTTATGACTAATTTAGCAACTCGTATTATGGAGCTTGATCGTGGCAAGATTTTTAACTGGACGTGCGATTATCCAACATTTTTGAAACGTAAACAAATGGCGTTGGAAGTTGAATCTGCTCAGCGTGTTGTTTTTGCTAAAAAATTGGCTGAAGAAGAAGTATGGATTTGCAAAGGCATCAAAGCGCGACGTACGCGCAATGAAGGACGGGTTAAGGCTCTTGAGCATATGCGTGAAGAGAAAAAAGCTCAACGTGAGCAAATTGGTCAAGCGCGCATTCAAGCTCAAGAAGCTGGTGCTTCGGGTCGTTTGGTTGTTAAGGTCGAACACTTAAGTTTTAGTTATGGAGACGATTGTATTATTAAAGATTTTTCAGCCCAAATTATGCGCGGAGACAGGATTGGTGTCATTGGCGCGAATGGTAGCGGCAAGACGACATTGTTGCGTCTTTTAATGAATGAATTGCAGCCACACAAAGGCAAGGTTCGTTTGGGTACAAATTTAGAAGTTCTTTATTATGATCAGCTGCGCGAACAATTAGATGAAGAAAAGACTGTTATTGAAAATGTTACCAGAGGTGGAGACACCGTGATGATCAACGGAAAGCCAAAACATGCCATTGGGTATTTACAGGATTTTTTGTTTACACCAGATCGGGCGCGGACTCCTGTCAAAGTTCTTTCAGGTGGTGAGCGCAATCGCATTCTTTTGGCTCGTCTTTTTACGAAGCCTTTTAATTTTTTGATAATGGATGAGCCAACGAATGATTTGGATATTGAAACTCAGGAGTTGCTTGAAGAGCTTTTGATGGAGTATTCTGGGACTTTGATTTTAGTGAGTCACGATCGTGTTTTTTTAGATAATGTGATTACGTCGACGATTGTTGTTGAAGGCAAAGGGGACGTTTATGAATATGCTGGTGGTTATGATGATTGGCTTTTTCAGAGCAAAGTAAACAAACTAAAGAAATCTAAGCTTAAAGTGAATCCTAAACTTAAAAGAGCAGAAGAAGGGATTGTTAGGCGTAAGCTTTCCTTTAACGAACAAAAAGAGTTAGAAAAGTTACCTAATCAAATTCAGAAGCTTGAGGAAGAACAAGAAAAGATTTGCGCACTTATAAGTGATATCGGCTTATATCAAAAAGATCCTCAAAAAGCAGTAGCAGCCCAGATACGTTCTAAGGTGATTGTTGATGAGCTTTCCAAAGCTTATCAGCGATGGGAACAGTTGGAAGAATTGGGTGCGTAG
- a CDS encoding DEAD/DEAH box helicase, giving the protein MSFSILGLSKDLLKAVEYAGYQKPTDIQAQVIPFILDGKNVIAEAKTGTGKTASFVLPILQLLQDCPDQERKTIKALILMPTRELAGQVSSVIKIYGRHLTKPKKTALIVGGSNIDVQSRALIHGVDIVVATPGRLLDVAQRQRVDFNFLRFLVIDEADKMFDLGFSKEIESVLNLLPKKRQNLLFSATMSDKVQALAQSFMPEAVNIKIEDTVLTVDHICQRAIEVNRFNRGPLLRHLIQVEGWQHVLVFVAKARDSDVMAAKLNKLNIDAEAFHGGLTQAQRTQVLGDFKKKKFNVLVATDLAARGIDINKLPYVVNYDLPRSPDDYIHRIGRTARAGEPGEAITFIGHEDQAHFALIEKRTQMRLKRESINGFELKGDPLLKAKGKPPVKGLRMSKKDKARVAAAKEERHRERDIKRSGREKV; this is encoded by the coding sequence ATGTCATTTTCAATATTAGGATTATCTAAAGATTTATTGAAGGCTGTGGAATATGCTGGATATCAGAAACCAACAGACATTCAGGCGCAAGTTATTCCATTTATTCTTGATGGGAAGAATGTCATTGCTGAAGCTAAGACAGGAACAGGAAAAACAGCGAGTTTTGTGTTGCCGATTTTACAGTTATTGCAGGACTGTCCTGATCAAGAACGCAAAACGATCAAGGCGCTTATTTTGATGCCAACGCGCGAATTAGCTGGTCAGGTTAGCAGTGTGATAAAAATTTATGGACGACATTTAACTAAGCCAAAAAAGACGGCATTGATTGTTGGTGGATCGAACATTGATGTGCAATCAAGAGCTTTAATTCATGGAGTGGATATTGTTGTGGCGACACCAGGGCGGCTATTGGATGTGGCGCAGCGTCAGAGAGTTGATTTTAATTTTCTTAGATTTTTGGTTATTGATGAAGCTGATAAGATGTTTGATTTGGGATTTTCCAAAGAAATAGAATCTGTTTTAAATTTATTGCCGAAGAAAAGGCAGAATTTATTATTTTCAGCAACGATGAGCGATAAGGTTCAAGCATTAGCGCAGAGTTTTATGCCTGAAGCTGTGAATATTAAAATAGAAGATACTGTTTTAACGGTTGATCATATTTGCCAGCGGGCTATTGAAGTCAATCGTTTTAATAGAGGGCCGTTGTTGCGTCATTTGATTCAAGTGGAAGGCTGGCAACACGTGTTGGTTTTTGTGGCAAAGGCGCGAGACTCTGATGTTATGGCTGCGAAACTTAATAAGCTGAACATTGATGCAGAAGCCTTTCATGGTGGACTAACTCAGGCGCAACGAACGCAAGTTTTAGGTGATTTTAAGAAAAAGAAATTTAATGTTTTAGTTGCAACAGATTTAGCTGCCCGCGGGATTGATATTAATAAATTGCCGTATGTCGTTAATTATGATTTGCCTCGCTCGCCAGATGATTATATTCATCGCATTGGGCGTACGGCAAGGGCGGGAGAGCCCGGAGAAGCAATAACTTTTATTGGTCATGAAGATCAGGCACATTTTGCATTAATTGAAAAAAGAACGCAGATGCGTTTAAAAAGAGAATCTATAAATGGTTTTGAATTAAAGGGAGATCCTTTGCTAAAAGCGAAAGGTAAGCCTCCTGTCAAAGGTTTGCGTATGAGCAAAAAAGATAAAGCGCGCGTGGCTGCTGCTAAGGAAGAGAGACATAGGGAGCGAGACATTAAAAGATCTGGAAGGGAAAAAGTTTAA
- a CDS encoding macrocin O-methyltransferase, with protein sequence MKYLTRRMKIKRIVYDCFDRLVRTVFRVYTRDPLYSGYVTQASYSPWIGDKSFIDLFSRIEAMTVTAVERYRSYSLWMLVQQTSKLKGALIEIGTWRGGSGALIAKRATMCGITDNVYLCDTFTGVVKAGDQDPHYKGGEFADTSLETVNELLRVLGVENVTVLKGIFPDETSSMIKEQQIRFCHVDVDTYDSAKDILNWVWPRLCRGGMLVYDDFGFHTTQGIRKHVEEQLDIKDRVVIHNLTGQAIVIKIA encoded by the coding sequence ATGAAGTATCTGACACGACGAATGAAAATTAAACGAATAGTATATGACTGTTTTGATAGGCTCGTTCGGACAGTTTTCCGGGTTTATACGCGTGACCCTCTTTATTCAGGATATGTGACACAAGCTTCATATTCTCCGTGGATTGGGGATAAATCTTTTATTGATCTGTTTTCTAGGATAGAAGCTATGACTGTAACAGCTGTGGAGCGATACCGGTCGTATTCTCTCTGGATGTTGGTTCAGCAAACATCAAAATTGAAAGGTGCGTTAATTGAGATAGGAACTTGGAGAGGGGGAAGCGGCGCCTTGATTGCGAAACGAGCGACTATGTGTGGAATTACGGATAATGTTTATTTATGCGATACCTTCACAGGTGTTGTAAAAGCCGGCGATCAGGATCCGCATTATAAAGGAGGGGAATTCGCGGATACGTCTTTAGAAACTGTGAATGAGTTGCTGAGAGTTCTCGGTGTAGAGAATGTAACCGTGCTTAAAGGTATTTTTCCTGATGAAACATCTTCTATGATTAAAGAGCAGCAGATCCGTTTTTGCCACGTTGATGTCGATACTTATGATTCTGCAAAAGATATATTGAATTGGGTTTGGCCGCGATTATGTCGAGGGGGGATGTTGGTTTATGATGATTTTGGTTTTCATACGACTCAAGGGATCCGAAAGCATGTCGAAGAGCAGCTTGATATAAAGGATAGGGTTGTCATTCATAATCTTACTGGTCAGGCTATTGTGATTAAGATTGCTTGA